The genomic stretch GCCGAATGCGACAGGCGTCACCACCATCAGTGTCTGGGTGCGCGACGCGGCCGGGCTTCTCGCCAAGGACATCTTTCGAGTCACCGTCCAACCAACCGCAAATAACACAGCGCCCAGCGTCACGGATTTGTCGAACATCACGGCCTTGGTGGGCGACAGCATTCCCATGCGCCCCTTCACGGTCGGCGACGCTGAAACTCCCGCTGGTTCGCTGTCCGTGACCGGGTCAAGTTCGAACCCGTCCTTGGCGCCGACCTCGGGGCTCGTGCTGGGTGGCGGTGGCGCCAATCGCACGTTGAAGATCACGCCCACGCCCAACATGACGGGCGATGCCAGCATCAGTATTTGGGTCCGTGACGCCCAAGGCAATCTGGCGAAAGATGTCTTTCGCGTCTACGTCAATCCATTGACAGCGATCGCCCCCATGACGTCGCCCAACTTGGCGGATCAATCCTCTCCCGTGACCTCGACGCGGAACATGATTTGGGCCGACAGCGAAGCGGCGCATGCCTTCGATGCGTTGCTGCTGGCGCGTGCTACGAAGCGGACAATGCAAAGCGAGAACGGCGCCCGCGAGGCGCTCTGGTTCGCCACTTTGAACCAAGGAATAAGTGTCTCCAGGACAGCGTTCACCGCGGCAATCGATTCCATCTTCGAAGAACAGTCGGCCGCGGCGCCTTAACCGGCGCAATGCCGGATCACGTCCAGGCTGGTCCGGCGCGAACTTTGCACACGTCTTCAGGGGTCAAACCCTTTCGGAGCAGCTGTCATGCTTTTGATCTTCGTGGCAATGGTGAGTCTGTCCTGCCTCGCCGGCCTCTTCGTATTGCGGACCCATCCCAGCCATCCCGTTGCTTACAACTTGGAAAAATCGCGACGCAACTTATTGCGTCACCGCCCAGGAGGCGAGATCGGGCGAACAGATTAATCGGTGTTCGACAGCCAATCTGCATTGACCGCCGCGCCCTAGGCGCAGCTATTTCTTAGCGGGCGCCGCCGCATTGACCGGCGTAGGTTGTCGCGGCGGATCGCGCTGAATGGATTGCGAGACATTGGGCCGCGCATCACCTTCAATCGACAACTTCACGGCTCGCCCTTCCGCAACTGATTTGCGGAGGGCGTCGATGATCCGCACGTCGATCAAACCCTCGTCGCCCGACGGTTCCGGTGTCCGATCCTGCTGGATGCACTCGGCGAAATACAGCAACTCCGCGGCCAACTGGTCGCGATGCGCGAAGGTACGCGATTCTTCACGCCCCTTCACGACGATTTTCTGTTGAATGTCGCCTTGCCAGGTAAAGGCCGGATTCATCGTCAGCGTGCCGTCGGCGCCGATGACACGATATTCCGAATGGTTCGCCGCGCCGAAACTGCAGATGAACGTCGCCAGGCGATCGTCGGGAAACCGCAGCATCGCCGTCACCGTTTCGGGTACTTCGGCGAAGCGCGGATCGTCGCCATGCACCGCGAACGCCGAGGCTTCGAACGGCTCCGCCTGGAACAAATATCGCGCCGCGTTGATGGAGTAGATGCCGATGTCCTCCAGCGGACCGCCGCCGAGGGAGGCGTCGAGTCGCGTGTTGCCGGCTTCCACTTGCGACGAGTGAATAGATGTGAACACGCGTGGCAGGCCGAGGCGACCGGATTGCACGACTTTGATTGCCTGCAGGTTGCCTTCCTCGAAGTGAAGTCGATAGGCGGTCATCAATTTAATACCTTGCCGCTCGCAGGCTTCCACCATCGCGGCCGCGTCCTCAACCGTCGCCGCCAGCGGCTTTTCGCAGAGTACGTGGACACCGGCGCGCGCTGCTCGTTCCGTGTAGTCGCGGTGCTGCGCATTGGGCAGCGCGATATACACCGCGTCGATGTCGCCAGCGGCCAGCAATCGATCGTAGGCGTCGTAGGAGTGCGCTTTCACCTGGTATTTGGCGCTCAACTCGTGCGCCTTTTCTGCGTCGCCGGTGAAGAGCGCGGCAAGCGTCGCCTTTTCCTTGGCATTGGCAAAGGCGGGCAACACCGCGGTCTGGCCGAAATGCCCTAGGCCGACGACGGCGAAACGGACGGCGGACTTCGAAGGCGTATGCATGACAATTGCTCGCGAGATCAAATGATGTTTCGTTTCTGTGCTGGGATTACAAGGCAGCCTTTTCGACGGACTCGAAACGGGCCACGATGGCCGTCGCATTGTCGTGACCGCCGCCACGATTTGCCGCTTCGATCAACGCCCTGCATGCTGTCTCCGAACTAACTGCCGCGAGCAGCACGTCCGTGATCTCTGCGTCGGTCAACATGGCGGTCAGCCCGTCCGTGCAAAGTAGCAGTTGATCGCCGGGCTCGACCTTCACCTTGTGGATGTCCACGTGAATACCTGCCGACGGTCCGCCGACCACGTTGGTTAGGATATGACTCATCCGTGCTTGCGTCGCCTCGTCGGGCGGCAGCTCGCCGCGGCCTGCTAGTAGTTCACGCAATGTATGATCACGCGTGACTTGACTAAGAACTCCGCGCTTCAGGAGGTAGCAGCGACTATCACCCACGTGCAGCACAAACGCGGTCGAGGCGAGAAAGAATGCCACCGTGACGGTCGTGCCCATGCCGAATAGCGTCGGGTCGTGGGCGGCTTCATGAACCAAGCGTTGATCCGCACTGCGCAGCGCTTGCTCGAACTCCAAGAGCAACTCGGAACCTTCGGCGCCGCGCAAATGAAAGAACCATTTGAGCACGTTCAGCGCAAACTCTTCGATCGCCTCCGTCGCCAACAGGCTCGCGGTTTCACCCCCTTCGTGCCCGCCCATGCCGTCGGCCACCAGCCAGAGATGGCCGGCCTCGTGCGCTACTCGCGTCGTCGGCGCCGAAAAACTGCACTGCTGAATCTGCATGGATTTGCGCAATACGGCGATCAGAAACTGATCTTCGTTGCCCGAGCGCACCAAACCGCGATCGGTTGCGCCATGCGCGAACGGCTGCAGAAGTTCTGCGTCCGGTGTTGAAGCGAGCATGCTGCCTAGGCGTTCCATAAATGCACCAGTTTGACCGAGAGTTGGTTGGCAGCGACTACAGTTGTACTTTGGCGTGGATTTTCGGATCATCCGCCACGTCGGGACGCGTACCGGCGAGGTAGGCCTTGCCGGCTTCGATCAGGTACTTGATGCCGCTGGCGCCGCTGTTATCCCATTACTCGCCGCACTCGCCGTGGATGCGAAGCAGCGTTAAGGTCGGATCGTCCTGGCCTTGCGGAAACCAGACTTTCCAAGCTTCACTCCACAGCTCTGTCACTTTGCTGCGATCGTCCACCAGGTCGGCGGATCCGCTCAGCGAAATGAACTTCATGCTCGATTGCAGCGAGACGTTCACCCGCCGATCCTGGGCGATGTCTTCCGCTTTGCCCGAATGCCGCTGAGTGATAAACCA from Planctomycetia bacterium encodes the following:
- a CDS encoding protein phosphatase 2C domain-containing protein; this encodes MLASTPDAELLQPFAHGATDRGLVRSGNEDQFLIAVLRKSMQIQQCSFSAPTTRVAHEAGHLWLVADGMGGHEGGETASLLATEAIEEFALNVLKWFFHLRGAEGSELLLEFEQALRSADQRLVHEAAHDPTLFGMGTTVTVAFFLASTAFVLHVGDSRCYLLKRGVLSQVTRDHTLRELLAGRGELPPDEATQARMSHILTNVVGGPSAGIHVDIHKVKVEPGDQLLLCTDGLTAMLTDAEITDVLLAAVSSETACRALIEAANRGGGHDNATAIVARFESVEKAAL
- a CDS encoding Gfo/Idh/MocA family oxidoreductase, whose translation is MHTPSKSAVRFAVVGLGHFGQTAVLPAFANAKEKATLAALFTGDAEKAHELSAKYQVKAHSYDAYDRLLAAGDIDAVYIALPNAQHRDYTERAARAGVHVLCEKPLAATVEDAAAMVEACERQGIKLMTAYRLHFEEGNLQAIKVVQSGRLGLPRVFTSIHSSQVEAGNTRLDASLGGGPLEDIGIYSINAARYLFQAEPFEASAFAVHGDDPRFAEVPETVTAMLRFPDDRLATFICSFGAANHSEYRVIGADGTLTMNPAFTWQGDIQQKIVVKGREESRTFAHRDQLAAELLYFAECIQQDRTPEPSGDEGLIDVRIIDALRKSVAEGRAVKLSIEGDARPNVSQSIQRDPPRQPTPVNAAAPAKK
- a CDS encoding pyridoxamine 5'-phosphate oxidase family protein, with product MSTRPFDKLHDLLHGFDMAMLVTRNAEGQLRSRPMALAEVGDDGTLWFITQRHSGKAEDIAQDRRVNVSLQSSMKFISLSGSADLVDDRSKVTELWSEAWKVWFPQGQDDPTLTLLRIHGECGE